A window from Candidatus Gracilibacteria bacterium encodes these proteins:
- a CDS encoding helix-turn-helix domain-containing protein, with protein MLSKEQMLQALTSLGFRPNEAQVYLTVLELKEALPGTVARRSKLKRSTIYLLLEGLEQKGLLQKVRKNGNIVFKAGSPESFIAQEQKKSEVLQSSLKALSFSLPKLFATYAAELCPSEITIFKGEKGVEKILSELGRDRKMLLSWDENGKRQKGIIGVFNIYRDKVAIVSLKDELGVLIQNEHIAKAQRAVFENIG; from the coding sequence ATGCTCTCAAAAGAACAGATGCTGCAAGCGCTCACTTCCCTGGGGTTCAGACCCAATGAAGCGCAGGTGTACCTCACGGTTTTAGAGCTCAAAGAAGCGCTCCCCGGTACTGTGGCGAGACGCTCCAAGCTCAAACGGTCCACCATTTATCTCCTTCTGGAGGGCTTGGAACAAAAGGGGCTTTTACAAAAGGTGCGGAAAAATGGAAATATCGTGTTTAAGGCCGGCTCACCGGAATCTTTTATTGCTCAAGAACAAAAGAAAAGCGAAGTACTCCAATCTTCCCTCAAGGCTCTCAGCTTTTCTCTCCCAAAGCTCTTTGCGACCTATGCTGCGGAGCTTTGTCCGTCAGAAATAACCATTTTTAAAGGAGAAAAAGGAGTCGAAAAAATTCTTTCGGAGTTGGGTAGGGACCGCAAGATGCTCTTGAGCTGGGATGAAAATGGAAAACGACAAAAAGGCATCATTGGTGTGTTTAATATTTATAGAGACAAGGTGGCCATTGTATCCCTCAAAGACGAGCTTGGTGTTCTCATTCAAAACGAACACATCGCCAAGGCCCAACGAGCGGTTTTTGAGAATATTGGATAA
- a CDS encoding DUF4143 domain-containing protein has translation MDAQEPQYHRSIELPSSSFLLFGPRGVGKSTWLRKTLPKDSLFIDLLHYPTYLSLSRDPSHLEALINTKDPPQWVCIDEVQKIPPILDEVHRLIETYGLRFALSGSSARKLKRGGANLLAGRALAMEMETFCSEELGEDFHLEESIEWGTLPLVQKKLKEKLTTEAMDTLETYVSSYLREEIKEEGLVRKVDPFLRFLEIAGLMNAEQINLSAIAQQAGVPRSSTETYFSILEDTLLTFRLPAYRPRVKVREQTHPKLYWFDSGVARAAAGLLRDPTDSTWQGKALETLIYHELRVYNQKSGKHRSISFYKTSSGQEIDFLIETQKTSSDQKAEVVLIEVKRSKTWNARWENPMRSLMRMNKMRVKSAYGVYMGKESLFKENLSILPAEIFLKKLHQGEVF, from the coding sequence ATGGATGCTCAAGAGCCACAATACCATCGATCTATAGAACTCCCATCGAGCAGCTTTCTGCTCTTTGGACCAAGAGGTGTGGGTAAAAGCACATGGCTTCGTAAGACACTACCGAAGGATTCGCTTTTCATTGACCTTTTACACTATCCAACTTATTTAAGCCTAAGTAGAGACCCAAGCCATCTGGAAGCCTTAATCAACACCAAAGATCCTCCACAGTGGGTTTGTATCGATGAAGTACAGAAAATTCCGCCCATTCTAGATGAAGTCCACCGACTCATTGAGACTTATGGACTTCGTTTTGCCCTGAGTGGATCATCAGCCCGTAAACTCAAAAGAGGTGGAGCAAATCTATTGGCTGGCAGAGCATTGGCAATGGAAATGGAAACATTTTGCAGCGAAGAATTGGGGGAAGACTTTCATCTGGAAGAATCTATAGAGTGGGGAACCCTGCCCTTGGTCCAGAAAAAACTCAAAGAGAAGCTGACCACCGAAGCCATGGACACGCTTGAGACCTATGTATCGAGCTATCTTCGTGAAGAAATTAAGGAAGAAGGATTGGTACGCAAAGTAGATCCATTTTTGCGTTTTCTGGAAATAGCGGGCCTCATGAATGCCGAACAAATAAATTTGAGTGCTATAGCTCAACAAGCTGGCGTTCCAAGAAGTTCTACAGAAACATACTTTTCAATTTTAGAAGACACCTTACTTACCTTTCGCTTACCAGCTTATCGACCACGAGTAAAAGTCCGGGAACAAACTCACCCCAAGCTCTATTGGTTTGATTCGGGAGTGGCCAGAGCGGCGGCCGGACTTTTGCGTGACCCAACAGACTCCACCTGGCAAGGTAAAGCTCTGGAGACTCTGATCTATCATGAGCTCAGGGTCTACAATCAAAAATCCGGAAAACACAGGTCGATTTCATTTTATAAAACCAGCTCCGGACAAGAAATCGACTTTTTGATAGAAACTCAAAAAACAAGCTCCGACCAAAAAGCCGAAGTGGTACTCATAGAAGTAAAAAGATCAAAAACATGGAATGCCCGTTGGGAAAATCCTATGCGTTCCCTGATGAGAATGAATAAAATGAGAGTTAAATCCGCTTATGGTGTGTATATGGGGAAAGAGTCTCTGTTTAAAGAAAATTTATCTATTCTACCAGCCGAGATTTTTTTAAAAAAACTCCATCAAGGAGAAGTTTTTTAG
- a CDS encoding RHS repeat-associated core domain-containing protein — protein MVKSAPSIQIIAPGNFNTAHTYSWNIKNQLASSGSKSFSYDASGSRYKTADSTKGTTDYIINRFMELRGKADGSGTEPVSPGTLTSYLFAGGQRVAALEDGVLSYFHQDHLGGTALITNEDGFVTQLYDYYPYGSELQNTPLDDGTGEPPAEHSFTDKELDEDLGLYYFEARWYDSEIGRFSSQDPAQLDDLAERKFTFTNDMNEFLKKNKIFDPQMLNFYSYSLNNPIVYIDPDGETPIGIFVSYLLTFFSDIPSAGDSGDLINSGPTNDHNDGDISNNMDDVLWHSTKGQAPWYVRIGMFVYEQTLITVFGEEKDLTYNEEGGYSVYTVQPGDTMYELFGDDYQEIAEFNGFEDPNTINVGEEIRIPVESEKENTN, from the coding sequence ATGGTGAAAAGTGCCCCATCAATTCAGATCATCGCTCCTTGAAATTTCAACACCGCCCACACTTATTCTTGGAACATTAAGAACCAGCTGGCTTCCAGCGGCTCTAAATCCTTCTCCTACGATGCTTCAGGCAGCCGCTACAAAACGGCAGACAGCACAAAAGGCACAACGGACTACATCATCAACCGCTTCATGGAACTCCGCGGCAAAGCGGATGGCAGCGGAACGGAACCGGTGTCTCCCGGCACCCTCACCAGCTATCTCTTCGCCGGGGGCCAGAGGGTGGCTGCACTGGAAGACGGAGTCCTCTCCTATTTCCACCAGGACCACTTGGGAGGAACCGCCCTCATCACGAACGAGGATGGTTTTGTAACCCAGCTTTACGACTACTATCCCTACGGCTCTGAGCTCCAAAACACTCCCCTGGACGACGGCACCGGAGAGCCTCCCGCAGAGCACTCCTTCACAGACAAAGAGCTCGATGAAGACCTCGGCCTCTACTACTTCGAAGCCCGGTGGTATGACAGTGAGATAGGAAGATTCTCCAGCCAGGATCCGGCACAGTTGGATGACCTTGCTGAAAGGAAATTCACATTCACGAATGATATGAATGAATTTCTAAAGAAAAATAAAATCTTCGACCCACAGATGTTGAATTTTTATTCTTATTCTTTAAATAACCCAATTGTCTATATAGATCCGGATGGAGAAACTCCAATCGGAATATTTGTGAGTTATTTACTAACATTTTTTAGCGATATCCCTTCTGCAGGTGACTCTGGCGACCTTATAAATTCCGGACCAACTAACGACCACAATGATGGCGATATAAGTAACAATATGGACGATGTACTCTGGCACTCAACAAAGGGCCAAGCACCTTGGTATGTAAGAATTGGGATGTTTGTTTATGAACAAACCTTAATTACTGTTTTTGGAGAAGAAAAAGATCTTACATATAATGAAGAGGGAGGCTATTCTGTATATACAGTTCAACCTGGCGATACGATGTACGAACTTTTTGGAGATGACTATCAAGAAATTGCAGAGTTTAATGGATTTGAAGATCCAAATACTATTAATGTTGGTGAAGAGATTCGAATACCGGTAGAATCGGAAAAAGAAAATACTAACTAA
- a CDS encoding putative metal-binding motif-containing protein — protein MPRDPGTPGSSINLSEFSPEGDPTEVFFDTDGYDLASAAVSLSTNSVFAVRDTAGGQVYEYDGFTTGSGHGEALTGISGKPRSWIAADRSSSGYDQFAVINSDGTVSIVTNTSTGPGLDADGDGYPVAADCNDGDDSIHPGAAEVCDGVDNDCNTLTLEDEEDGDTWYLDGDGDTYGDPDTAVRSCTELDGYVSNGGDCNDGDRGKNREVDCAAAEACAEGGESPIDSYGEGDVICGPDGSYTLVLGTGDDDAVDYWGDGMASVTEGDWINYANEASALGWLFDASTYNGWAVETSGEYGVGGWALGTIEGSVMAPPAGLNPSTFVVGSASALATNGDGVEIPLKPGTHELDGYPVETDGGASDGGSADGGGADGGSADDTGGDGGAVGDGGTVGDGGADGGADGGGTDTGLEEDGGSTDGGAEEPGGWSCSVYNPQTGSMVPLVVTGLAMAGLVGRRRQSPKKNVSSQQAPFRKAA, from the coding sequence ATGCCACGAGACCCTGGTACTCCTGGTTCTTCGATCAACTTGTCCGAATTCTCTCCAGAGGGGGATCCTACGGAAGTTTTCTTCGATACAGATGGGTATGACTTAGCAAGCGCAGCTGTAAGCCTGAGTACTAACAGCGTCTTTGCAGTCAGGGACACAGCTGGTGGACAGGTATATGAATATGATGGGTTTACTACTGGCTCTGGGCATGGAGAAGCACTCACAGGTATCTCTGGCAAACCTCGCTCCTGGATTGCCGCGGATCGGTCTTCTTCCGGGTACGATCAATTTGCTGTGATCAATTCGGATGGAACGGTTTCTATTGTAACCAATACTTCCACAGGTCCCGGCTTAGATGCCGATGGAGATGGCTACCCTGTAGCCGCGGATTGTAATGATGGAGATGACTCTATTCATCCCGGTGCGGCAGAGGTTTGTGATGGTGTGGACAATGACTGTAATACGCTCACCTTGGAAGATGAAGAGGATGGGGATACTTGGTACTTGGACGGTGATGGAGACACCTATGGAGATCCTGACACAGCTGTCCGGTCCTGTACCGAGCTTGATGGTTATGTCTCCAATGGAGGCGACTGCAATGACGGTGATAGGGGTAAAAATCGTGAGGTGGATTGCGCGGCGGCAGAGGCTTGTGCCGAGGGTGGGGAATCTCCTATAGATTCTTATGGCGAAGGTGATGTGATTTGTGGGCCTGATGGAAGTTATACCTTGGTACTCGGTACCGGGGATGATGATGCAGTGGATTATTGGGGGGATGGAATGGCCAGTGTTACTGAAGGAGATTGGATAAATTATGCAAACGAAGCAAGCGCTTTGGGCTGGTTGTTTGATGCAAGCACTTACAATGGATGGGCCGTCGAGACCTCTGGCGAATATGGAGTAGGAGGCTGGGCTTTAGGAACTATAGAGGGTAGCGTAATGGCCCCTCCGGCTGGACTCAATCCTTCCACTTTTGTTGTGGGATCCGCTTCGGCACTCGCAACGAATGGTGACGGCGTTGAGATTCCGCTCAAACCAGGAACTCACGAGCTTGATGGATACCCGGTTGAAACGGATGGCGGTGCCAGCGATGGCGGAAGCGCGGACGGTGGAGGCGCTGACGGTGGCAGTGCGGATGATACTGGCGGCGATGGTGGTGCAGTTGGTGATGGAGGTACGGTTGGTGATGGAGGAGCAGACGGTGGAGCTGATGGTGGTGGAACAGATACCGGTCTTGAAGAAGATGGTGGAAGTACCGATGGTGGCGCCGAAGAACCTGGTGGGTGGAGCTGTAGCGTGTACAACCCTCAGACAGGAAGTATGGTGCCTTTGGTTGTGACCGGTCTTGCCATGGCAGGACTTGTGGGACGACGAAGACAAAGTCCGAAAAAGAATGTGTCTTCCCAGCAAGCCCCTTTTAGAAAGGCGGCTTAG
- a CDS encoding SpvB/TcaC N-terminal domain-containing protein, giving the protein MLSQKVRALSTLLLSFFAFTSFAPRSFADATNNNEGFYDQTYEINNSRVRLDQGAQDSSFSGAFTYSLPLTLPAGRSGLQPSLSLNYNSQGMGWDSFYGSGWSLGIPAITRLNKTGVNTMYDENNFSSSLSGELVPISGSPYGEYSSKVEDGSFLNYSFNSDNSWSVTDKSGTVYSFGAAAESRQEDPADASRVYKWMLEEVRDSNDNFVRYEYFEENGQIYPESIHYTGHGSTDGSFAIEFTLESREDVSSFYNTGFEVQTDYRVSEITAFVDGVWTRKYSLDYSTPDDTVQSLLSSVTESAQSTTGEVSTLHPTSFEYSESEKGWEEVSGYEIPVYFYVEGGNEDKGVDISDVNGDGFMDLLNSYYDSGRTYREVYVNNGDGTGWTEDTSYSIPVSFWGTGGNYMRGTRMSDLNGDGFNDIVYASMESSSDVRVGYIFDEASSSWVEDTTYSIPLRFNSGYMADEGIRVMDINGDSFPDFVQSLSHGGISKNIYLFNPEMETWEEVSEISIPVIFNSEGEDDEGVKLADINGDGLVDIIESRYQGSPYQSVYLNRGDGTGWTEESSYSIPIYFWDSGDIMMDVAEMVDVNGDGLADIVYSADSSIENAVYINKGDGTGWDEGSAYTVPVSFAEGYRTPKGVQIFDVDGDNFADVVFSESHGGSTKRMYLNNATPELLETIHHSKGAETTVSYAPSTSFDNPAMPFVMNLVSSVTTSDGLGEESTITYDYSGGKYLYEDEMNRQFAGFETVSRSEEGKETISYYHQEEFPLIGRAYKTEVYDESGNLFQRVWDSWETLDLGYENDFVYKTASVSMDFGGSAHKDKATTYQYDADGNIFKVTNFGEVAADSSGGFVDIPHAHEKTVLSYAYAADSSGLIRNKISEEILKDASGSAIAKSRRTYDGLPLGNVSTGNLTSEKSWLSEGNQWFGSTYTVNAYGLVERVVDAKGNALDMNYDSNNLYPASTTNALSQTTSTVYEAATGQLLSSVDANGFTRSNTYDGFGRVLTSSIPHPTFGTSVLVSTSSYDDDSFPSSVSTESTVDGISMETVSYFDGLGRAIQSNTSAEGGVYTTVDFWYDERGNLASQSFPYETSSSIFGRDASAYSTEMSYDALSRPLTVVTPVSTETHDYSPWMEEVTDGNGNSKTYLYNAAGALSAVREKNGIDTYTTTYDYDDRGLLLTLTDSQGNLRNFGYDSLGRKTLQEDLHDPAEGDFGEWTYTYDKNGNLVSQVDPAGQSLTWGYDPLNRMVFEDWDAGTSAKDVSFVYDTAINGVGKIHKILMTNFSVINDKYDSLGNLAKETRKLDTIPYIFQYEYDVLSRLKKIAYPSFAATVNYEYNTAGLLEKVTEGTGATLRDIVSDMDYSPSSQTASTTYGNGTVTTNVYDPAQAYRLTGKSTTGIYDPLFTSTSWTEIQDLSYSYDNVGNILEILDTSTSPTAKTISYAYDDLNRLLSAETTGLSGGDYSETYEYDSLGNMVYKSDIGSLLYEGTGSSSGTHSGANPHAVTSVDGIAYTYDSKGNLTGNAAHTYSWDRKNQLSSSGSKSFSYDATGTRWKTVDSARGTVDYYLGRYGELRGKADGSGSEPASDGTELYYLFAGSQRVAALKIPPETPVGDAALTYYHQDHLGGTALTTNEEGFVTQLYDYYPYGSELLDSSLDDGSGPAPADHSFTDKELDEDLGLYYFEARWYDSAIGRFSSQDPAQLDDRIFQILTDPQSLNFYSYSRNNPVNITDPTGELSTTTYLATFFVPGVREIYTAGLTLAWGLQFSNPITSSLLSHSLELNPGSVSINEGNQSEWGNVIDSIKGTDEFQSKVGEIVSNAEFNGQTSIEGTDGQRGLRLNETSDLKMSIGTAGMQVTGSQLENGAWDLDVSISDKYHFDAGFEYSGGATYDALNTGAAAAQTTGFISEFTESINFDYTYE; this is encoded by the coding sequence ATGCTCAGCCAAAAAGTGAGAGCCCTATCCACCCTTCTGCTGAGTTTTTTTGCATTCACAAGTTTCGCGCCTAGAAGCTTTGCAGATGCTACAAATAACAACGAAGGGTTTTATGATCAGACTTACGAAATCAATAACAGTCGGGTTCGATTGGACCAAGGTGCGCAAGACAGCTCTTTTAGTGGAGCTTTCACTTATTCTCTTCCCCTCACTCTGCCTGCGGGGCGCAGTGGCTTGCAGCCCTCTCTCAGCCTAAACTACAACAGCCAAGGCATGGGCTGGGATAGTTTTTATGGATCCGGTTGGTCACTGGGTATCCCTGCAATCACGCGACTCAACAAAACCGGTGTAAATACCATGTACGACGAAAACAATTTTAGTTCTTCACTCAGTGGAGAGCTTGTTCCCATAAGTGGAAGTCCTTACGGGGAGTACAGCAGTAAAGTCGAGGATGGCTCTTTTCTAAATTACTCATTCAATTCGGACAACTCTTGGTCTGTTACAGATAAGTCCGGAACCGTTTATAGTTTTGGGGCAGCCGCTGAAAGTAGGCAAGAGGACCCGGCAGATGCAAGCCGCGTCTACAAGTGGATGCTTGAGGAAGTGCGAGACTCCAATGATAACTTTGTACGATACGAATACTTTGAAGAGAATGGGCAAATTTATCCAGAAAGCATCCATTATACCGGACATGGATCCACCGATGGATCTTTTGCCATTGAATTCACTTTGGAGAGCCGAGAAGATGTTTCTTCTTTTTACAATACCGGCTTTGAAGTTCAAACCGATTATCGAGTCAGTGAGATCACCGCATTTGTTGATGGGGTATGGACTCGAAAATACAGTCTCGATTACTCCACCCCGGACGACACCGTTCAATCCTTACTCTCTTCTGTCACGGAATCCGCTCAAAGCACGACTGGTGAAGTAAGCACGCTCCACCCTACAAGTTTTGAATATTCCGAGAGCGAAAAAGGCTGGGAAGAAGTAAGCGGCTACGAGATCCCGGTGTATTTTTATGTGGAGGGAGGAAATGAAGATAAAGGTGTGGACATCAGTGATGTCAATGGGGATGGATTTATGGATCTTCTCAATTCCTACTACGATAGTGGAAGAACTTACCGAGAGGTCTATGTGAATAACGGCGATGGAACAGGCTGGACCGAAGATACAAGCTATTCAATTCCTGTCTCTTTTTGGGGAACAGGAGGAAATTATATGAGGGGTACGCGTATGAGTGATTTGAACGGAGATGGATTCAACGATATCGTTTATGCTTCCATGGAATCCTCTAGCGATGTTCGGGTAGGCTACATCTTTGACGAGGCGTCTTCCTCTTGGGTTGAAGACACCACTTACTCGATTCCACTAAGGTTCAATAGTGGTTATATGGCCGATGAGGGGATTCGTGTTATGGACATCAATGGAGACTCTTTCCCTGACTTTGTTCAGTCTTTGAGTCACGGTGGTATTTCAAAGAATATCTACCTCTTCAATCCAGAAATGGAAACATGGGAAGAAGTGAGCGAGATATCCATACCAGTTATTTTTAATTCTGAAGGAGAGGATGACGAGGGTGTAAAACTGGCAGACATTAATGGAGATGGCTTGGTGGATATTATAGAATCAAGGTATCAAGGGAGTCCCTACCAATCTGTTTATCTCAATCGTGGCGATGGAACGGGGTGGACTGAAGAAAGTAGTTATAGCATCCCAATCTATTTCTGGGATAGCGGAGATATCATGATGGATGTTGCAGAAATGGTGGATGTCAATGGAGATGGCTTAGCGGACATTGTTTACTCGGCAGATTCCAGCATTGAGAATGCCGTATATATTAATAAGGGAGATGGGACGGGATGGGACGAAGGCAGTGCTTATACGGTCCCCGTGAGTTTTGCAGAAGGTTATAGAACCCCAAAAGGCGTTCAGATTTTTGATGTGGATGGGGATAACTTTGCGGATGTGGTTTTTTCTGAGTCCCATGGGGGCAGCACTAAAAGAATGTATCTCAACAACGCCACTCCAGAACTGCTCGAAACCATTCATCACTCCAAAGGGGCGGAAACCACAGTTTCCTATGCGCCCTCCACCTCTTTCGATAACCCCGCCATGCCCTTTGTGATGAACTTGGTCTCCAGTGTCACCACTTCGGATGGCCTTGGGGAAGAAAGCACCATCACCTACGACTACTCCGGTGGAAAATATTTGTATGAAGATGAAATGAACCGTCAGTTCGCCGGCTTCGAAACGGTGTCGCGCAGTGAGGAGGGAAAGGAAACCATTTCTTATTACCATCAAGAAGAGTTTCCACTCATCGGCCGCGCCTATAAAACGGAAGTTTATGATGAGTCCGGCAATCTTTTCCAAAGAGTCTGGGACTCGTGGGAAACCTTGGATCTTGGCTATGAAAATGATTTTGTGTACAAAACCGCCAGTGTTTCCATGGACTTCGGTGGCAGCGCTCACAAGGACAAAGCTACAACTTATCAATACGATGCGGACGGAAATATATTTAAAGTTACAAACTTCGGTGAAGTGGCGGCGGACAGCAGCGGAGGATTTGTGGATATTCCTCATGCGCACGAAAAAACCGTACTATCCTATGCGTACGCAGCGGACAGCTCCGGGCTAATTCGCAACAAAATCTCAGAAGAGATCTTGAAAGATGCAAGCGGCTCCGCAATCGCTAAAAGCCGTCGCACCTACGACGGCCTCCCGCTCGGGAATGTTTCCACGGGGAATCTTACGAGTGAAAAATCTTGGCTCAGTGAAGGGAATCAATGGTTTGGCTCCACCTACACAGTCAATGCTTATGGACTCGTTGAGCGAGTAGTGGATGCCAAGGGAAACGCGCTGGACATGAACTATGATTCAAACAATCTTTACCCAGCAAGCACAACGAATGCCCTTTCACAAACAACGAGTACCGTATACGAAGCAGCTACCGGACAACTCCTCAGCTCCGTGGACGCAAATGGCTTTACGCGCTCAAACACTTACGACGGCTTTGGGCGAGTGTTAACAAGCTCCATTCCGCATCCCACCTTTGGGACTTCGGTGCTGGTGTCTACAAGCAGCTACGATGACGACTCCTTCCCAAGCTCCGTCTCCACGGAAAGCACGGTGGATGGCATTTCCATGGAAACCGTAAGTTATTTTGACGGCCTCGGACGGGCCATCCAAAGCAATACTTCAGCAGAGGGCGGGGTCTACACGACCGTAGACTTTTGGTACGACGAACGGGGAAACCTTGCCAGCCAAAGTTTTCCTTACGAAACTTCAAGCAGCATATTTGGTAGAGACGCCTCTGCGTACAGCACAGAAATGTCTTACGATGCACTCAGTCGGCCCCTCACCGTGGTGACCCCCGTCTCTACGGAAACACATGACTATTCCCCATGGATGGAAGAGGTCACGGATGGGAATGGAAACAGCAAAACCTATCTCTATAACGCCGCCGGAGCTTTGAGTGCCGTACGAGAGAAGAATGGAATAGATACTTACACAACGACTTACGATTATGATGACCGTGGCCTGCTCCTCACTCTTACCGATAGCCAGGGCAACTTAAGAAACTTCGGCTACGATTCTTTGGGGCGCAAAACCCTGCAAGAAGATCTCCATGATCCGGCCGAAGGGGATTTTGGAGAATGGACTTACACCTACGATAAAAATGGGAATCTAGTCTCCCAAGTGGACCCCGCGGGCCAGTCGCTCACATGGGGCTACGATCCGCTCAATCGGATGGTTTTTGAAGATTGGGATGCCGGAACTTCTGCCAAAGATGTTTCCTTTGTCTACGATACTGCGATCAATGGGGTAGGCAAAATCCACAAAATCTTGATGACAAATTTCTCGGTGATCAATGATAAATACGACAGCCTCGGGAACCTTGCAAAAGAAACAAGAAAGCTCGACACCATCCCGTATATTTTTCAATATGAATACGATGTCCTCAGCCGTCTGAAAAAGATTGCGTATCCCTCTTTTGCAGCAACCGTAAATTACGAATACAACACAGCCGGTCTTCTTGAAAAAGTAACCGAAGGGACAGGCGCTACTTTACGAGACATCGTTTCCGACATGGACTATTCTCCCTCTTCCCAAACGGCAAGCACCACTTACGGGAACGGCACCGTGACCACCAATGTCTACGACCCCGCTCAGGCATATCGCCTCACAGGCAAAAGCACCACGGGCATTTATGATCCTCTCTTCACCAGCACTTCCTGGACGGAAATTCAGGATCTTTCCTACAGCTACGACAATGTCGGGAACATTTTGGAGATTCTGGACACGAGCACAAGCCCCACGGCCAAAACCATTTCCTATGCCTACGATGACTTGAATCGCCTGCTCTCCGCAGAGACCACCGGCCTAAGCGGAGGAGACTACAGTGAGACTTATGAGTATGACAGCCTTGGAAACATGGTGTACAAGAGCGACATTGGCAGCCTGCTTTATGAGGGCACCGGTTCTTCTTCCGGCACTCACAGCGGCGCCAATCCCCACGCCGTGACTTCTGTGGATGGCATAGCATACACCTACGACAGCAAGGGAAACCTCACCGGCAATGCCGCTCACACCTACAGCTGGGATAGAAAGAATCAGCTCAGCAGCAGTGGAAGTAAATCCTTCAGTTACGATGCCACTGGTACCCGCTGGAAGACGGTGGACTCTGCCAGGGGAACCGTGGACTATTACCTCGGCCGCTACGGAGAACTCCGTGGCAAGGCGGATGGCAGCGGCTCCGAACCCGCTTCCGATGGAACGGAGCTCTATTACCTCTTTGCGGGAAGCCAAAGAGTGGCCGCACTTAAAATCCCTCCGGAAACTCCTGTGGGAGATGCTGCCCTCACTTATTACCACCAGGACCACTTGGGAGGCACCGCCCTCACCACCAACGAAGAAGGCTTCGTCACCCAGCTTTACGATTACTATCCCTACGGCTCCGAGCTCCTCGATAGCTCCCTGGACGACGGCTCCGGCCCTGCCCCCGCCGACCACTCCTTCACCGACAAAGAACTCGATGAAGACCTTGGCCTCTACTATTTCGAAGCCCGGTGGTATGACAGCGCCATAGGCCGTTTCTCCAGCCAGGACCCGGCCCAGCTGGATGACCGCATCTTCCAAATTCTCACAGATCCGCAGAGTTTGAACTTCTACAGTTACAGCAGGAATAATCCGGTAAATATTACAGATCCAACGGGAGAGTTATCTACAACTACCTACCTGGCAACATTTTTTGTGCCAGGTGTGCGGGAAATCTATACGGCAGGTTTAACACTGGCATGGGGTCTTCAGTTTTCAAACCCAATCACATCAAGTCTCTTATCCCACTCCCTTGAACTGAACCCCGGAAGCGTGAGCATCAATGAAGGGAATCAGTCTGAATGGGGGAATGTGATTGATTCAATTAAGGGGACGGATGAGTTTCAATCCAAGGTTGGTGAAATTGTTTCTAATGCAGAGTTTAATGGGCAAACTTCCATTGAAGGTACCGATGGGCAGAGGGGACTGCGTCTCAATGAAACATCCGATTTGAAAATGTCCATTGGTACAGCCGGGATGCAGGTTACGGGAAGCCAATTGGAAAATGGTGCGTGGGATTTAGATGTGTCCATTTCAGATAAGTATCATTTCGATGCAGGATTTGAATACAGTGGTGGGGCTACATATGATGCACTAAATACTGGTGCGGCTGCGGCACAAACCACAGGCTTCATATCTGAATTTACTGAATCCATTAACTTTGATTACACCTATGAATAA
- a CDS encoding type II secretion system protein codes for MKSARAFTLIELSIVIVIFAIVSAAVAVSTSRGILKARFDGELANVTAMIEKARAYSLNQLVVQDSEPAEYYLLTVNPTGLVLEAHGSTEEEEVESLILPEDFSLTTMGSAAIFYFPPDGTICFENENCTSALTEILIVLTENTGTYTQVIRMNAAGGYPEMVN; via the coding sequence ATGAAAAGTGCCCGCGCCTTCACGCTCATTGAACTCAGCATTGTTATTGTTATTTTTGCAATTGTGAGTGCCGCCGTGGCCGTGAGCACCAGTCGCGGCATTTTAAAAGCCCGTTTCGATGGGGAGCTGGCCAATGTCACGGCAATGATTGAAAAAGCTCGCGCCTACTCACTCAATCAACTGGTGGTGCAAGATTCTGAGCCGGCGGAATATTATCTCCTCACCGTTAATCCAACAGGCCTGGTTTTAGAAGCACACGGAAGTACGGAGGAGGAAGAAGTGGAGTCCTTGATTCTTCCCGAGGATTTTTCGCTCACCACCATGGGCAGCGCCGCCATCTTTTACTTTCCACCCGACGGAACCATTTGTTTTGAAAATGAAAACTGCACCAGTGCACTCACCGAAATACTCATTGTCCTCACGGAAAACACCGGTACATACACGCAAGTCATACGAATGAACGCCGCCGGAGGGTATCCGGAGATGGTGAATTAA